Proteins encoded together in one Anolis carolinensis isolate JA03-04 unplaced genomic scaffold, rAnoCar3.1.pri scaffold_83, whole genome shotgun sequence window:
- the LOC103282117 gene encoding zinc finger protein ZFP2-like isoform X2 — MENSLSKSHTGEKRHNCKDCGKCFIERSSLAKHQRTHTGEKPYKCVECGKSFSQSGHLHTHQRTHTREKPHTCMECGKSFSKSGNLRTHQRTHTGEKPYKCMECGKSFSRSDYLRSHQRTHTGEKPHTCRECGKRFSESGHLRIHQRMHTGERPHTCMECGKSFSESGNLRTHQRTHTGEKPHTCMECGKRFSKSGHLRIHQRIHTGEKPHKCMECGKSFSQSGDLCTHQRIHTGEKPHKCVECGKSFIQSGDLRTHQRIHTGEKPHKCVECGKSFSQSGDLRTHQKSHTGEKPHKCMECGKNFSNSSNLRTHQKIHTGEKPHK, encoded by the coding sequence atggaaaattcattgtcaaaatcacacacaggggagaaacgacataattgtaaggactgtgggaaatgtttcattgagagaagttctcttgctaaacatcaacgaactcacacaggagagaagccatataaatgtgtggaatgtggaaagagcttcagtcagagtggacatctacacacccatcagaggacccacacaagggagaagccacatacatgcatggaatgtggaaagagcttcagtaagagtggaaatctacgcacccatcaaaggactcacacaggggagaagccatataaatgcatggaatgtggaaagagcttcagtcggagtgactatctacgttcccatcaaaggacgcacacaggagagaagccacatacatgcagggaatgtggaaagagattcagtgagagtggacatctgcgtatccatcaaaggatgcacacaggagagaggccacatacatgcatggaatgtggaaagagcttcagtgagagtggaaatctacgcacccatcaaaggactcacacaggggagaagccacatacatgcatggaatgtggaaagagattcagtaagagtggacatctgcgtatccatcaaaggatacacacaggagagaagccacataaatgcatggaatgtggaaagagcttcagtcagagtggagatctatgcacccatcaaaggatccacacaggggagaagccacataaatgcgtggaatgtggaaagagcttcattcagagtggagatctacgcacccatcaaaggatccacacaggggagaagccacataaatgcgtggaatgtggaaagagcttcagtcagagtggagatctacgcacccatcaaaagagtcacacaggggagaagccacataaatgcatggaatgtggaaagaacttcagtaacagttcgaatcttcgtacccatcaaaagattcacacaggagagaagccacataaatag